CGATAGAGACGCTGATGCGCATCACATGCTTGGCATTGCATATTTGAATGAAAATAATCTGCAGATGGCTTTTATGGAATTCAGCCAGGCAGTAGAGTCCAATCCTGATGAGAAAACTTATCACTATGCACTTGGACATGTTTATTTCAAAATGAATAAACTCAACGATGCTGTAAAGGAATACAGTAAGGCACTGTCAATTGATCCAATGTATAGTGACGCTCATAATGCCCTCGGTGTTGTATATGGCAAGATGGCGCGATGGGACGATGCAATAAAAGAATATCAGGAGGCGCTGAATAATCCCCAGTACCCCTCACCTGAGCAGGCAAGATCCAACCTTGGGACAGCTTACTTCAATAAGGGAGATTATCAGTCAGCCATTATAGAATTCAAAGAGGCGATAAAACTCCAGCCGGAAGCAGCTGTTTTTCATCTATGGCTTGGCCACACATACATGAATCTGGATATGACAAGGGATGCCATAGAAGCATATGGCGAGGCTATAAAGCGGGATCAGAAGAGTGTGGAGGCTTATCTAAATCTTGGTCTGGCACATTTTAAAGAAGACAACAAGGAAGCGGCTCTTGCAGCATTCAAGCAGGTAGTTGCAATATCACCTAACAGTTCTTCTGCCTCAGAGGCCATGAAGTATATTCAGATGCTTACCGGGCAATAATATGGAGAAAATAGGCGAATACCTTAAACGAGTAAGAGAGACTTGCGGATATAGTCTCGAGGATGTAGCAGGAATTACAAAGATAAATCTTCGTTATCTTGAGGCTATTGAGCGGGATGACTTTGCCAGGATCCCCGGAGAAACCTTTTGTCTGGGGTTTATTCGCTCTTACGCAAAATGTATAGGAATCAACGAAGAGGAGATCAGCTCGAGGATCAGGGAGAATTCAAAGACTGAACCACCTCAGCCTGCTCATACCCAGGACAAGG
The sequence above is drawn from the Nitrospirota bacterium genome and encodes:
- a CDS encoding tetratricopeptide repeat protein codes for the protein MKRLNQTLVCAAVLIFLLSGCGLTNSRIKSDRDADAHHMLGIAYLNENNLQMAFMEFSQAVESNPDEKTYHYALGHVYFKMNKLNDAVKEYSKALSIDPMYSDAHNALGVVYGKMARWDDAIKEYQEALNNPQYPSPEQARSNLGTAYFNKGDYQSAIIEFKEAIKLQPEAAVFHLWLGHTYMNLDMTRDAIEAYGEAIKRDQKSVEAYLNLGLAHFKEDNKEAALAAFKQVVAISPNSSSASEAMKYIQMLTGQ